GACTGATTTACTCATTGCACCAGCCCGCGAGAGCGGATGTGAAGACATGGAATCTTTGACGGAGGTGGTTGAAGCCGCCGCCGGTCAACAACGTTCTCCCATCGATGATATCCTGGATTCAGGAACCGTCGATGAGGAGGCCTATTTACGCGCCATGGCCGATAATATCGGCATGGAGTGGGTTTCCAGTATCCCTGAATTTGAAGGCGTGGATGTGCTTCGTGATGCCTGTGGCCCTCGGGTCGCTTTGGCTCATCGATTATTGCCACTGGATCTCGAGGGGGATGAGGGGAGCCAAAGTCTGGTGCTTTTGACCTATGATCCCTTGAACCTTGTCGCTCGACAGTCAGCGAACCAGCAGATCCAATTGCCGATCATCTGGAAAATGGCTTCCCGTCGCCGAATCCACGAAGCATTGCGCAAGCTGTATGGTGTGGGTGCTGATACATTCGAGCAAATCCTAGAAGGTCGCGACTTGGATTATGATAATCTGGAGCGCAATGATGAGGCGAATGTGATTGATGCCGATGAGGACGAGGAGGCCAGTGTGGTCAAGTTTGTCAACCAGATCATCCGGGAAGCCTTGCAACAGCAGGCAACGGATATTCACGTCGAACCTCTGCACGATAACCTGCGTATCCGTTACCGGATCGACGGCTTACTGATTGAGGTGACGGTTCCCGATAACATCAAGGCCCTGCAGAGTTCGGTGATCGCCCGATTGAAGATCATGGCGCATCTCGATATTGCTGAGCGGCGCCTGCCACAGGATGGCCGGATCAACTTGCAATTTGAAGGCGGCTCGATTGACGTCCGGGTGGCGACCGTTCCGACGGTCGAAGGTGAGAGTGTGAGTTTACGATTGCTCAACCAGCAGAAATTCACGATTTCGAGGCTTCAGATGGAGTCCTTCGTCGAGGATAAAATCAACCAACTCCTTAAATTGAGTAACGGGATTGTCCTGATTACCGGACCTACCGGGTCGGGTAAATCGACGAGTCTTTACTCTTTCCTTAGTGAGGTGAACTCACCCGACACTCGGATTGTGACGATCGAGGATCCGGTTGAGAACAAGCTGCCCGGGGTGATGCAGATTGCGGTGAAGTCCGAGATCGGGCTCACCTTTGCCAGTGGTTTGCGTTCGATCCTTCGGGCCGACCCCAACATTGTCATGCTCGGTGAGATTCGAGACCTTGAAACGGCGGAGATCGCCATTCGCGCATCCTTGACGGGACACTTGGTTTTCAGTACCTTGCACACCAATGACGCGATGGGCGGAGTTTCACGTCTCACGGATATGGGAGTGGAGCCCTTCCTCGTTTCTGCATCCGTTCGGGCATTTTTGGCCCAACGTCTGGTCCGTCGTTTGTGTCCAAGCTGTAAGAAACCACATGAGTTGACTCGTCACCAGCGCGAAGAGTTGGAGATTCCGGAGCACATTACCGGGCAATGTTATGACGCCGTTGGCTGTGACCGTTGCCGGAATACCGGGTTCAGCGGCCGTTTGGCGATTTATGAAGTCGTATTGCTGACCGAGCCGATGCAGGATTTGATTGTCAAGGGGGCAGATAGCCGGGCATTATTTGATCAGGCTTACCGTGATGGATATGTGCCGATGCGTGAGTATGGCTGGCACAAGGTGATGGGAGGGGAGACTACCCTTGAGGAAGTGATATCGGTGACCAGTGCCGAACTTTGTTAGTGCGGGGAATTAAGTTGAGCAGAACATGGCGGCATTTACATATAAGGCTCTCGGAGCCAACGGGGCAGTAAGCACGGGTGAGATTAAGGCGGATGACCGGTCTGAGGCTCTCCGTGTACTTAGCAAACGGGGGTTGCAACCTGTTAACCTGCGTGAAAGCTCAGCTACGGAAAAATCGGAGAAAAAGCAAAAAAGCAAACCCACCGGACGGGGGGATGCTGTGGCTAAGCCTGAAGAGAAGTCGGATGGGAAATCTGCTCCCCGCGATGCGAATGGGTTGCTAAAGCTCAAGCGCAACGAAGTGGTGTTGTTTACCGAGGAGCTCAGCGAGATGCTGGGTGCCGGCTTACAACTCGAGCCTGCATTGAAGTCCATGGAAAACCGTGAAGAGTTGGGATCTCTCAAAGATGTCTCACGCAGCGTGCGTCAACTCGTTCGTGACGGCAGCAGTTTTTCCCATGCCTTAAAGAAAGTGAGCGAGAGTTTTGGCCCGTTGTATTGCAGTCTTGCGGCTGCTGGTGAAGCGAGCGGGGCCTTGGATACCATCCTCAAACGTCAGGCACACTACTTAAAAACGCTTCAGGAAGTGCAGAGCAAGGTGACCTTGGCCTTGATTTATCCAGCGTTCCTCGTTCTCGCCGGTATTGGTGTGGGGGTGATTTTTGTTACCAAACTGATCCCTCAGTTGACGGATCTGATTTCGAGCACCCCAGGGGGTAAAATTCCGCTTGGGGCAAAAATTCTGATCGGCGCCAGCGATTTTTTCCAAAATTGGTGGCTGGTGATTTTGCTGGTCATCCTCGGTGGTTCCCTGGTGTTCAAAGCTTGGAAAGATGCCGAGGCGAATAAGATGACCTGGGACCGGGTGAAACTTCAGATTCCACTGATGGGTAAGGTGATTGAAAGCCGGTTTTACGTGCAGTTTCTTGAGACCTTGGCGAACTTGGTAGGAAACGGCTTACCCTTGTTGCGTTCGTTGGAGTTGGCGCGTGATGCTACCCAGAACCTGCATATTCGCCAGCATATGGATGGTGTCATCGAGATGGTGGGGGACGGGCGATCGTTTTCGCGCTCCTTGATTCGCTCCGGGATTTTTCCTCCTCTTTTGATCGATATGGTCTCAGTAGGGGAGAAAACCGGTAAGCTTGACCAATCGCTGCGCCGTGCCGCCGAGCGTTACGACACCGAGTTGAATAAAAACCTATCGCGGGTGATGGAATTGATTATGCCCATCGTGCTGGTGGTGATGGCCCTGCTGATTGGCACCATGGCTTATCTGATGATCACCGCTATCTTCCAGACGATCGATAACCTTGGAGGTCGATAGAGAAAAAATGTAGGGCAGGTTTTAACCAGCCGACATGTCAGGGAAGTTGTCGGTAAATTTTACCCTGACCGTGATGCTCAAAGGTTGCCGACAGCTTGGAAAGCTGTCCTACTTTTCGGCGATGTTGGCGTAGAGTGCTCGGATATTGAGCAGGGCTTTTTCGAGGAGTTCGGCCTCTTCCTTGGTCAGGTTGCCTTGGGTTTTTGCTGCGAGCATTTC
This genomic stretch from Oceaniferula marina harbors:
- a CDS encoding GspE/PulE family protein produces the protein MTDLLIAPARESGCEDMESLTEVVEAAAGQQRSPIDDILDSGTVDEEAYLRAMADNIGMEWVSSIPEFEGVDVLRDACGPRVALAHRLLPLDLEGDEGSQSLVLLTYDPLNLVARQSANQQIQLPIIWKMASRRRIHEALRKLYGVGADTFEQILEGRDLDYDNLERNDEANVIDADEDEEASVVKFVNQIIREALQQQATDIHVEPLHDNLRIRYRIDGLLIEVTVPDNIKALQSSVIARLKIMAHLDIAERRLPQDGRINLQFEGGSIDVRVATVPTVEGESVSLRLLNQQKFTISRLQMESFVEDKINQLLKLSNGIVLITGPTGSGKSTSLYSFLSEVNSPDTRIVTIEDPVENKLPGVMQIAVKSEIGLTFASGLRSILRADPNIVMLGEIRDLETAEIAIRASLTGHLVFSTLHTNDAMGGVSRLTDMGVEPFLVSASVRAFLAQRLVRRLCPSCKKPHELTRHQREELEIPEHITGQCYDAVGCDRCRNTGFSGRLAIYEVVLLTEPMQDLIVKGADSRALFDQAYRDGYVPMREYGWHKVMGGETTLEEVISVTSAELC
- a CDS encoding type II secretion system F family protein, translated to MAAFTYKALGANGAVSTGEIKADDRSEALRVLSKRGLQPVNLRESSATEKSEKKQKSKPTGRGDAVAKPEEKSDGKSAPRDANGLLKLKRNEVVLFTEELSEMLGAGLQLEPALKSMENREELGSLKDVSRSVRQLVRDGSSFSHALKKVSESFGPLYCSLAAAGEASGALDTILKRQAHYLKTLQEVQSKVTLALIYPAFLVLAGIGVGVIFVTKLIPQLTDLISSTPGGKIPLGAKILIGASDFFQNWWLVILLVILGGSLVFKAWKDAEANKMTWDRVKLQIPLMGKVIESRFYVQFLETLANLVGNGLPLLRSLELARDATQNLHIRQHMDGVIEMVGDGRSFSRSLIRSGIFPPLLIDMVSVGEKTGKLDQSLRRAAERYDTELNKNLSRVMELIMPIVLVVMALLIGTMAYLMITAIFQTIDNLGGR